From one Azospirillum ramasamyi genomic stretch:
- a CDS encoding transglycosylase SLT domain-containing protein: MRERNQRGCATRGGRFALAAGLLTAPLVALTMALPAQAQTASPSLAKESCVPHAVEAEQKLGIPSGMLVAIALVESGQDGAPHPFAMSVQGRPYYARNINDAARHLRDHRGQPRSNTYVGCMQLSVASHRGEFQPLEKIVEPRDNVFYAGQLLVRLHGEEGNWKTALARYNGSSGRRAQAYVCKIWQSLSELDAQSAKLLASPRCEDTDPVSVAPGTRRSFRNAQQVAAIN; this comes from the coding sequence ATGCGGGAACGAAATCAGCGCGGATGCGCCACAAGGGGTGGACGCTTCGCACTGGCTGCGGGACTGCTGACGGCTCCTCTGGTGGCGCTGACGATGGCGCTCCCCGCCCAGGCACAGACCGCGAGCCCGTCGCTCGCCAAGGAAAGCTGCGTCCCCCACGCGGTGGAAGCCGAACAGAAGCTCGGCATTCCCTCGGGCATGCTGGTGGCGATCGCCCTGGTCGAAAGCGGTCAGGATGGTGCGCCGCATCCCTTCGCGATGAGCGTGCAGGGCCGTCCCTACTACGCCCGCAACATCAACGATGCCGCCCGTCACCTGCGCGACCATCGCGGGCAGCCTCGCTCCAACACCTATGTCGGCTGCATGCAGCTGTCGGTCGCCTCGCACCGCGGCGAGTTCCAGCCGCTCGAGAAGATCGTCGAGCCGCGTGACAACGTGTTCTATGCCGGTCAGCTTCTGGTCCGCCTCCATGGCGAGGAAGGCAACTGGAAGACCGCGCTCGCCCGCTACAACGGCAGCTCGGGACGCCGCGCCCAGGCCTATGTCTGCAAGATCTGGCAGAGCCTGTCCGAACTGGATGCGCAGAGCGCGAAGCTGCTCGCCTCGCCCCGTTGTGAAGACACCGATCCGGTCAGCGTTGCCCCCGGCACCCGCCGCAGCTTCCGCAACGCCCAGCAGGTCGCCGCGATCAACTGA
- a CDS encoding 23S rRNA (adenine(2030)-N(6))-methyltransferase RlmJ, translating into MNYRHIFHAGNPADVMKHAVLALILDHLRAKPAPFCVLDTHAGIGRYDLTSEPARKTAESDDGIGRLWGRPAPHPGLAPYLDAVQALNPDGALRWYPGSPRIARAALRPQDRMVLVELHPDDARSLKSEFADDRAVSVHQSDAYTALKAHLPPKEKRGLVLIDPPFEQPDEFARMAEGLALAHRRWSTGIFALWYPIKERAAVWRFQDAVEKTGIPKVLIAELTWHPEDTHLRLNGSGLLIVNPPWKLDETLRAMLPALHDALPSTGGGASVSWLTPEAS; encoded by the coding sequence ATGAACTACCGCCACATCTTCCACGCCGGCAACCCGGCCGACGTGATGAAGCACGCTGTCCTGGCGCTGATCCTCGATCATCTGCGCGCCAAACCGGCGCCGTTCTGCGTGCTCGACACCCATGCCGGAATCGGGCGCTACGACCTGACCTCCGAACCGGCCCGCAAGACCGCGGAAAGCGACGACGGGATCGGCCGGCTGTGGGGACGGCCGGCTCCCCACCCGGGGCTGGCTCCTTATCTGGATGCGGTGCAGGCGTTGAACCCGGACGGCGCCTTGCGCTGGTATCCCGGCTCTCCCCGGATTGCCCGCGCCGCCTTGCGCCCGCAGGATCGCATGGTCCTGGTGGAGCTGCATCCCGACGACGCCCGCAGCCTGAAGTCGGAGTTCGCCGACGACCGGGCCGTGTCCGTCCACCAATCGGACGCCTACACCGCACTGAAGGCCCATCTGCCGCCCAAGGAGAAGCGCGGACTCGTCCTGATCGATCCGCCCTTCGAACAGCCGGACGAGTTCGCCCGCATGGCGGAAGGGCTGGCTCTGGCCCACCGCCGCTGGTCCACCGGCATCTTCGCCCTGTGGTATCCCATCAAGGAGCGGGCGGCGGTCTGGCGCTTCCAGGACGCGGTGGAGAAGACCGGCATCCCCAAGGTGCTGATCGCGGAACTGACGTGGCATCCCGAGGACACCCACCTGCGCCTGAACGGCTCCGGCCTGCTGATCGTCAACCCGCCCTGGAAGCTGGACGAGACGCTGCGCGCCATGCTGCCGGCCCTGCACGACGCCCTGCCCTCGACCGGCGGCGGCGCGTCGGTGAGTTGGCTGACGCCGGAAGCATCTTAA
- a CDS encoding ABC transporter substrate-binding protein — MIARLLTGAALAALTIGVLSTGPADAQQGKLSGDMVKIGVLNDRSGLYADLGGEGSAIAARMAAEEFGNKILGKPIQIITADHQNKPDIGSNLARQWIDQDGVDVIVDVPNSGVALAVQEVTKEKKTIFLMEGPATSRLTGDACSPTGFHWPYDTRALAVGTGQAIVKEGGDSWFFITADYAFGHQLEADTSAQVKKAGGKVVGSVKAPLNTADFSSFLLQAQASGAKIVGLANAGGDTITSIKQASEFGLTQSGQQKLAGLLIFLSDVHALGLQVAQDLVLTTGFYWDRNDETRAWSKKFFDRHGKMPTMVQAGSYSAVRHYLKAVEAAGTDDGPTVAAKMKEMPVNDMFAQNGTILPNGRMVHDMYLARVKKPSESKGPWDYYEILRTIPGNEAFATFEESGCKLPK, encoded by the coding sequence ATGATCGCACGTCTTCTGACCGGTGCCGCCCTGGCCGCCTTGACGATCGGTGTCCTGTCCACGGGACCGGCCGATGCCCAGCAGGGCAAGCTGTCCGGCGATATGGTCAAGATCGGTGTGCTGAACGACCGGTCCGGCCTTTACGCCGATCTCGGCGGCGAGGGATCGGCGATCGCCGCGCGCATGGCGGCGGAGGAGTTCGGCAACAAGATCCTGGGCAAGCCGATCCAGATCATCACCGCCGACCACCAGAACAAGCCTGACATCGGCTCCAACCTCGCCCGCCAGTGGATCGACCAGGACGGGGTGGACGTGATCGTCGACGTGCCGAATTCCGGCGTCGCCCTGGCCGTTCAGGAAGTGACGAAGGAAAAGAAGACGATCTTCCTGATGGAAGGCCCGGCCACGTCGCGCCTGACCGGCGACGCCTGCTCCCCCACCGGCTTCCACTGGCCCTACGACACCCGCGCGCTGGCGGTCGGCACCGGTCAGGCCATCGTGAAGGAGGGCGGCGACAGCTGGTTCTTCATCACCGCCGACTATGCCTTCGGCCACCAGCTGGAGGCGGACACCTCGGCCCAGGTGAAGAAGGCCGGCGGCAAGGTGGTCGGCTCGGTCAAGGCGCCGCTGAACACCGCGGACTTCTCCTCCTTCCTGCTGCAGGCGCAGGCGTCGGGCGCCAAGATCGTCGGGCTGGCCAATGCCGGCGGCGACACCATCACCTCGATCAAGCAGGCGTCCGAATTCGGCCTGACGCAGAGCGGACAGCAGAAGCTGGCCGGTCTGCTGATCTTCCTGTCCGACGTGCATGCGCTGGGGCTGCAGGTGGCCCAGGATCTGGTGCTGACCACCGGCTTCTACTGGGATCGCAACGACGAGACCCGCGCCTGGTCCAAGAAGTTCTTCGACCGCCACGGCAAGATGCCGACCATGGTGCAGGCCGGCAGCTATTCCGCCGTCCGCCATTACCTGAAGGCCGTCGAGGCCGCCGGTACGGATGACGGGCCGACCGTCGCCGCCAAGATGAAGGAAATGCCGGTCAACGACATGTTCGCCCAGAACGGCACCATCCTGCCCAACGGACGCATGGTCCACGACATGTATCTGGCGCGGGTGAAGAAGCCGTCGGAATCGAAGGGACCGTGGGACTATTACGAAATCCTGCGCACCATTCCCGGCAACGAGGCCTTCGCCACCTTCGAAGAGAGCGGCTGCAAGCTGCCCAAGTAA
- a CDS encoding enoyl-CoA hydratase/isomerase family protein, with the protein MSDAAEILFERRGAIGLVTLNRPKALNALTLGMIRLFDPQLRAWNADPEVKAVVIRGAGEKAFCAGGDVVSLYEAGKAAKEGRGDTAPVRAFFSEEYVLNRLIKRLSKPYVALIDGISMGGGVGLSVHGSHRIVTERTLFAMPETGIGLYPDVGGTYFLPRLPGQVGIWLGLTGDRLKAADMLAIGAADAFVPSGSIDALIEGLAAGVPADEAVATHRGEAGEAAVTALRAEVDRCYGFDSVEAIIKALEAEGTEWAARQIATLRRVSPTSLKVTLAALRRGGKLDFEACMVQELRLSLACLAGDDFYEGIRAVLVDKDKNPKWKPADLADVGPSDVERHFAEPAGGDLVFRD; encoded by the coding sequence ATGAGCGACGCTGCTGAGATTCTGTTCGAACGTCGGGGCGCCATCGGCCTCGTCACGCTGAACCGGCCGAAGGCCCTGAACGCCCTGACGCTGGGCATGATCAGGCTGTTCGATCCGCAGCTGCGGGCCTGGAATGCCGACCCGGAGGTCAAGGCCGTCGTGATCCGCGGCGCGGGCGAGAAGGCCTTCTGCGCCGGCGGCGACGTCGTCAGCCTGTACGAGGCCGGCAAGGCCGCGAAGGAGGGACGCGGCGACACGGCACCGGTCCGCGCCTTCTTCAGCGAGGAATATGTGCTGAACCGGCTGATCAAGCGCCTGTCCAAGCCCTATGTCGCGCTGATCGACGGCATCTCCATGGGCGGCGGCGTCGGCCTGTCGGTGCACGGCAGCCACCGCATCGTCACCGAACGCACCCTGTTCGCCATGCCGGAGACGGGCATCGGCCTCTATCCCGATGTCGGCGGCACCTATTTCCTGCCGCGGCTGCCGGGGCAGGTCGGCATCTGGCTGGGCCTGACCGGCGACCGGCTGAAGGCCGCCGACATGCTGGCGATCGGCGCCGCCGACGCTTTCGTGCCGAGCGGCAGCATCGACGCGCTGATCGAGGGTCTGGCGGCCGGCGTCCCGGCGGACGAGGCGGTGGCAACCCATCGCGGCGAGGCGGGAGAGGCGGCGGTGACCGCGCTTCGCGCCGAGGTCGACCGCTGCTACGGCTTCGACAGCGTCGAGGCGATCATCAAGGCGCTGGAGGCCGAGGGGACGGAGTGGGCGGCCCGGCAGATCGCCACGCTGCGCCGGGTGTCGCCGACCAGCCTGAAGGTGACGCTGGCGGCCCTGCGCCGCGGGGGCAAGCTGGATTTCGAAGCCTGCATGGTGCAGGAGCTTCGCCTCAGCCTCGCCTGCCTCGCCGGGGACGACTTCTACGAAGGCATCCGCGCGGTCCTGGTCGACAAGGACAAGAATCCGAAATGGAAGCCGGCCGATCTGGCCGATGTCGGGCCGTCCGACGTGGAGCGTCATTTCGCCGAACCCGCGGGCGGCGATCTGGTGTTCCGCGACTGA
- a CDS encoding metallophosphoesterase family protein, which yields MKRLAHISDLHFGRIDPHVVEGLLADLTVQAPDLIVISGDFVQRAKVRHFEEARAFLEKLPFPYMAVPGNHDIPVYNVFKRFTDPFGNYRRYITSDFSPLHVDNEIAVLGINTTRPVIMDFSEGRMNKKQIARVREVFCGMPDTVFKVLFTHHPFLPPPDMPKTQLVGRHKLALPALESCGVDLLLAGHLHKAYSGDIMSFHTQIARSILVAQASTATSTRLRNETNAYNLITVDMPTVTFEVRSWEGAAFTGGLVSTYRKHGHRWTLQAQDTGFRPVSSDPAAAPWNTADRLSTGHERDRA from the coding sequence GTGAAACGGCTCGCTCACATTTCCGACCTGCATTTCGGACGGATCGATCCGCATGTCGTCGAAGGGCTGCTGGCCGACCTGACGGTCCAGGCCCCCGACCTGATCGTCATTTCCGGCGACTTCGTGCAGCGGGCGAAAGTGCGCCACTTCGAGGAAGCACGGGCCTTCCTGGAGAAATTGCCCTTTCCATACATGGCTGTACCGGGGAATCATGACATCCCGGTTTATAATGTGTTCAAGCGCTTCACCGACCCGTTCGGCAATTACCGGCGCTACATCACCAGCGATTTCAGCCCGCTGCATGTCGACAACGAGATCGCTGTGCTGGGCATCAACACCACCCGCCCCGTCATCATGGATTTTTCCGAAGGGCGGATGAACAAGAAGCAGATCGCGCGGGTGCGCGAGGTGTTCTGCGGCATGCCCGACACCGTGTTCAAGGTGCTGTTCACCCACCACCCCTTCCTGCCGCCGCCGGACATGCCGAAGACCCAACTGGTCGGTCGGCACAAGCTGGCCTTGCCGGCGCTGGAAAGCTGCGGCGTCGACCTGCTGCTGGCCGGCCATCTGCACAAGGCCTATTCCGGCGACATCATGAGCTTCCATACCCAGATCGCCCGCTCGATCCTGGTGGCGCAGGCCTCCACCGCGACCTCCACCCGGCTGCGGAACGAGACGAACGCCTACAACCTGATCACCGTCGACATGCCGACCGTGACCTTCGAGGTGAGGTCGTGGGAGGGTGCCGCCTTCACCGGCGGACTGGTGTCCACCTATCGCAAGCATGGGCACCGCTGGACCTTGCAGGCGCAGGACACCGGATTCCGCCCCGTGTCCAGCGATCCGGCCGCCGCCCCGTGGAATACGGCCGACCGCCTTTCAACTGGGCACGAGCGGGACAGGGCATGA
- a CDS encoding tetratricopeptide repeat protein has product MPADSSLVGAFPAPELDQLFRFGYDRLYAGDFAGCIHGFQVAAAADPANGEAWAALADACGEAGLTDRMAACYRRAVALEPANRTWRLTLADALRKCGEFDAAHALYRVLAGERSDSATVRLGLAHCLAALGRQDEALEEFREAVALRPNDRDTVLALAEALAMAGDALAAVELLQPLARRHEDDAGVHHALGRCWLALREPAKALSALRHARDVADGDEAAPMERLIAALEAGEGADLSAAYVRALFDRYADRFDQELVGKLGYAAPDHLRAAVGRVVPAAAGLRILDLGCGTGLAGVTFKSLAAHLAGVDLSPRMVEKARKRGLYDELCVGDVVQAMERTPGGWDLLVAADVLVYIGDLAPVFAAAARALPQGGHFAATVEHLPEGSALEFALGITRRYAHTEAYVRRNAEEAGFALRLMESCAPRREKGVPVAGLLFVAERAAG; this is encoded by the coding sequence TTGCCCGCGGACTCGTCCTTAGTTGGAGCGTTTCCCGCTCCAGAACTCGATCAACTGTTCCGCTTTGGTTACGACCGGCTCTATGCCGGGGATTTTGCCGGGTGCATCCACGGGTTTCAAGTTGCCGCCGCCGCCGATCCCGCCAATGGGGAGGCCTGGGCGGCGCTGGCCGACGCCTGCGGCGAGGCGGGCCTGACGGATCGGATGGCGGCCTGCTACCGGCGCGCCGTGGCGCTGGAACCGGCCAATCGGACATGGCGGCTGACGCTGGCCGACGCCCTGCGGAAGTGCGGCGAATTCGATGCGGCGCACGCCTTATATAGAGTGCTGGCAGGCGAACGGAGCGATTCGGCCACGGTGCGACTCGGACTCGCCCATTGCCTGGCCGCGCTGGGCCGGCAGGACGAGGCGCTGGAGGAGTTCCGGGAGGCCGTGGCCCTGCGCCCGAACGACCGCGACACCGTGCTGGCGCTGGCCGAGGCGTTGGCCATGGCCGGTGACGCGCTGGCGGCGGTGGAACTGCTGCAGCCGCTCGCACGGCGCCATGAGGATGATGCGGGGGTCCACCATGCGCTGGGCCGTTGCTGGCTGGCGCTGCGCGAACCGGCGAAGGCGCTGTCCGCACTCCGCCATGCGCGGGATGTCGCCGACGGGGACGAGGCTGCGCCGATGGAACGGCTGATCGCGGCGCTGGAGGCCGGGGAGGGCGCCGACCTGTCCGCCGCCTATGTCCGCGCCCTGTTCGACCGCTATGCCGACCGTTTCGACCAGGAACTCGTCGGCAAGCTCGGCTACGCGGCGCCCGACCATCTGCGGGCGGCGGTGGGCCGAGTCGTTCCGGCGGCGGCGGGGCTGCGGATCCTCGATCTCGGCTGCGGCACCGGGCTGGCCGGCGTCACCTTCAAGTCGCTGGCGGCGCATCTGGCCGGCGTAGACCTGTCGCCGCGCATGGTGGAGAAGGCTAGGAAGCGCGGCCTTTATGATGAACTTTGCGTCGGCGACGTGGTGCAGGCGATGGAGCGGACGCCCGGCGGCTGGGACCTGCTGGTCGCTGCCGACGTGCTGGTCTACATCGGCGATCTCGCTCCGGTCTTCGCCGCGGCGGCCCGCGCCCTGCCGCAGGGTGGCCATTTCGCCGCGACGGTGGAGCACCTGCCGGAAGGGTCGGCCCTGGAGTTCGCCCTCGGCATCACCCGCCGCTACGCCCACACCGAGGCGTATGTCCGCCGCAACGCGGAGGAGGCCGGCTTCGCGTTGCGCCTGATGGAGTCCTGCGCGCCGCGGCGGGAAAAAGGCGTGCCGGTCGCCGGGCTGCTGTTCGTGGCGGAACGCGCCGCCGGGTAA
- a CDS encoding MarR family winged helix-turn-helix transcriptional regulator, producing the protein MRKPYYESILLIERLHRHFLEVLKTELDRLGIQDINNVQSLILYNIGEDEMTVGELTARGYYLGSNVSYNVKKMVENGYLGQERSPHDRRSVRVRLSEKGLDLREKISVMFERHLAALEKAGFSDEELTKANETLRKLERFWSASLDYSGFPMTSAA; encoded by the coding sequence GTGCGCAAACCTTATTATGAGAGCATTCTGTTGATCGAGCGGCTTCACCGCCACTTTCTCGAAGTGCTCAAGACCGAACTCGACCGGCTTGGGATCCAGGACATAAACAATGTCCAGAGTCTGATCCTTTACAATATCGGTGAAGACGAGATGACGGTCGGCGAGCTGACCGCGCGCGGCTATTACCTGGGCTCCAACGTCTCCTACAACGTCAAGAAGATGGTCGAGAACGGCTATCTCGGACAGGAGCGCTCTCCGCACGACCGCCGCTCCGTCCGCGTCCGCCTGTCGGAAAAGGGCCTGGACCTGCGCGAGAAGATCAGCGTCATGTTCGAGCGTCATCTGGCCGCCCTGGAAAAGGCCGGTTTCAGCGACGAGGAACTGACCAAGGCGAACGAGACCCTGCGCAAGCTGGAACGCTTCTGGTCGGCTTCGCTCGACTACAGCGGCTTTCCGATGACGTCTGCGGCCTGA
- a CDS encoding phasin family protein, which yields MATDKDTTTTTRDTAHRAKGTAEEMTRAGEAATRRAADAARSMGDEAAETGRHAADAGAEAGQKVMGAGADMTRRTAETARTVMGTASDVAGRTSEQLQRALGLSKEAQGEVANQTRETMDVMVQCGGVLADGWQNAWREWMGLAQEVASRNAEGMNALMRSRTVPDFYATQSRMLKDNMQLVLSRSVKISELSANTASTAIGKLNARLEGAAQQTERRF from the coding sequence ATGGCTACGGATAAAGACACCACGACCACCACGCGTGACACCGCCCACCGTGCGAAGGGCACGGCGGAAGAGATGACCCGCGCCGGGGAAGCCGCCACCCGCCGGGCTGCCGATGCCGCCCGCTCGATGGGCGATGAGGCGGCCGAGACCGGCCGTCATGCCGCCGACGCCGGCGCGGAAGCCGGCCAGAAGGTGATGGGCGCCGGTGCCGACATGACCCGCCGCACCGCCGAAACCGCCCGCACGGTGATGGGCACGGCCAGCGACGTCGCCGGCCGCACCTCGGAGCAGTTGCAGCGCGCTCTCGGCCTGTCCAAGGAAGCTCAGGGTGAGGTTGCCAACCAGACGCGCGAGACCATGGACGTCATGGTTCAGTGCGGCGGCGTGCTGGCCGATGGCTGGCAGAACGCCTGGCGCGAATGGATGGGCCTGGCCCAGGAAGTCGCCAGCCGCAATGCCGAAGGCATGAACGCGCTGATGCGCAGCCGCACGGTCCCGGATTTCTACGCGACGCAGAGCCGGATGCTGAAGGACAACATGCAGCTGGTGCTGAGCCGCAGCGTCAAGATTTCCGAGCTGTCGGCCAACACCGCCAGCACCGCCATCGGCAAGCTGAATGCCCGCCTCGAAGGGGCGGCCCAGCAGACCGAGCGCCGCTTCTAA
- the hemB gene encoding porphobilinogen synthase, with the protein MPISLPAAFPRTRLRRNRADAWTRRLVAEHTLTVDDLIWPVFVIEGENRREPVASMPGVERLTIDLLCEAVATAGSLGIPCIALFPVVGSDGKSEDAAEAYNPENLMNRAIRAVKAAAPEVGILGDVALDPYTSHGHDGLLRDGYIQNDETVEVLIRQALSQAAAGVDIVAPSDMMDGRIGAIRDALDKDGYHLTRVCSYAAKYASAFYGPFRDAVNSGGFLKGDKTTYQMNPANTDEALREVACDLQEGADMVMVKPGLPYLDVIRRVKDQFAVPTFAYHVSGEYAMLRAASANGWLNYDKALLETLMGFKRAGCDAILTYGAVDAAKLLKQG; encoded by the coding sequence ATGCCGATCTCCCTTCCCGCCGCCTTCCCGCGCACCCGTCTGCGCCGCAACCGCGCCGACGCCTGGACCCGCCGTCTGGTCGCCGAGCACACGCTGACCGTCGACGACCTGATCTGGCCGGTCTTCGTGATCGAAGGCGAGAACCGGCGGGAGCCCGTCGCCTCCATGCCCGGCGTGGAGCGCCTGACCATCGACCTGCTGTGCGAAGCGGTGGCGACGGCCGGTTCGCTCGGCATCCCCTGCATCGCCCTGTTCCCGGTCGTCGGCTCGGATGGCAAGTCGGAAGATGCGGCGGAGGCCTACAACCCGGAAAACCTGATGAACCGCGCCATCCGCGCGGTCAAGGCGGCGGCGCCGGAAGTCGGCATCCTGGGCGACGTGGCGCTCGACCCCTATACCAGCCACGGCCATGACGGCCTGCTGCGCGACGGCTACATCCAGAATGACGAGACCGTCGAGGTCCTGATCCGACAGGCCTTGTCGCAGGCGGCGGCCGGCGTCGACATCGTCGCCCCGTCCGACATGATGGACGGCCGCATCGGCGCCATCCGCGACGCGCTGGACAAGGACGGCTACCATCTCACACGCGTCTGCTCCTACGCCGCGAAATACGCCTCCGCCTTCTACGGGCCGTTCCGCGACGCGGTGAACTCCGGCGGTTTCCTGAAGGGCGACAAGACCACCTACCAGATGAACCCCGCCAACACCGACGAGGCCCTGCGCGAGGTCGCTTGCGACCTGCAGGAAGGAGCGGACATGGTGATGGTGAAGCCGGGCCTGCCCTATCTCGACGTCATCCGCCGGGTGAAGGACCAGTTCGCGGTTCCGACCTTCGCCTATCACGTGTCGGGTGAATACGCGATGCTGCGCGCCGCCTCGGCCAATGGCTGGCTGAACTACGACAAAGCCCTGCTGGAGACCCTGATGGGCTTCAAGCGCGCCGGCTGCGACGCCATCCTGACCTATGGCGCGGTGG
- a CDS encoding cation:proton antiporter → MSYIVFMVGLGFLILLVAWLPMVLKELPLSLPIICVALGFAAFRLLRLDNPEPLAFPEATERLTELIVIISLMGAGLKLDRRVGWRRWNVTWRLLGITMPLSILMIGLIGWYWLAFPPAASILLGAALAPTDPVLASDIQVGPPKSGEEDEIRFSLTSEAGLNDGLAFPFVHLAVGVALLNNNSPWEMLEHWALLDVLWRLAAGVGVGWLVGRFLGYVTFSVPNRANLSRTGDGFVSLGVTLIAYGVTELVNGYGFVAVFVAAVALRDAERDHEYHERLHDFVEQTERLMMMLMLVLFGGTLAHGLIDALSWSAVGAAVAILFLVRPVAGLAGLAGVPMPLREKLAIGFFGIRGMGSIYYVAYALNAADFDVPYALWAVTGLIVLLSILVHGTTVTPIMRLIDRRRQGLAPPPAAAIHPRMGKAGVSPES, encoded by the coding sequence ATGTCCTACATCGTCTTCATGGTTGGGCTTGGTTTCCTGATCCTGTTGGTGGCTTGGCTGCCGATGGTGCTGAAGGAACTGCCGCTGTCGCTGCCGATCATCTGCGTGGCGCTGGGATTCGCGGCCTTCAGACTTCTGCGGCTGGACAACCCTGAGCCGCTTGCCTTTCCGGAGGCGACGGAGCGACTGACGGAACTGATCGTCATCATCTCACTGATGGGAGCGGGGCTGAAGCTGGACCGCCGCGTCGGCTGGCGGCGCTGGAACGTCACATGGCGGCTGCTGGGCATCACCATGCCGCTGTCGATCCTGATGATCGGCCTGATCGGCTGGTATTGGCTGGCTTTCCCGCCGGCGGCGTCGATCCTGCTGGGGGCGGCGCTGGCGCCCACCGATCCGGTCCTCGCCTCCGACATCCAGGTCGGTCCGCCGAAATCGGGGGAGGAGGACGAGATCCGCTTCAGCCTGACCTCGGAAGCCGGACTGAACGACGGCCTCGCCTTTCCCTTCGTTCATCTCGCCGTCGGCGTCGCCCTGCTGAACAACAACTCGCCCTGGGAGATGCTGGAGCATTGGGCGTTGCTGGACGTCCTCTGGCGGTTGGCCGCCGGGGTCGGGGTGGGTTGGCTGGTCGGACGGTTTCTCGGCTATGTCACCTTCAGTGTGCCGAATCGGGCGAACCTGTCGCGGACCGGCGATGGCTTCGTGTCGCTCGGCGTCACCCTGATCGCCTATGGGGTCACCGAACTGGTCAACGGCTATGGCTTCGTCGCCGTGTTCGTCGCTGCGGTGGCGCTGCGCGATGCCGAGCGGGACCACGAGTATCACGAACGCCTGCATGACTTCGTCGAACAGACCGAGCGGCTGATGATGATGCTGATGCTGGTCCTTTTCGGCGGCACGCTGGCCCATGGGCTGATCGACGCGCTGTCCTGGAGCGCGGTCGGCGCGGCCGTGGCGATCCTGTTCCTGGTGCGTCCCGTGGCGGGACTGGCCGGTCTGGCCGGCGTGCCGATGCCGTTGCGGGAGAAGTTGGCCATCGGCTTCTTCGGCATCCGCGGCATGGGCAGCATCTATTACGTCGCCTATGCCCTGAACGCCGCCGATTTCGACGTGCCGTACGCATTGTGGGCGGTGACCGGGCTGATCGTGCTTCTCTCGATTCTGGTCCATGGCACGACGGTGACGCCGATCATGCGGCTGATCGACCGGCGCCGGCAGGGACTCGCCCCGCCGCCGGCCGCCGCCATACACCCCCGAATGGGAAAAGCGGGTGTTTCGCCCGAGTCTTGA
- a CDS encoding diacylglycerol/lipid kinase family protein: MKVGIILNQQAGSLVDRPLDGAKQSIRAAFERRGAEVDLHAVDGAQCTETIRRVLDSDAEIVVVGGGDGTLHSAVKLALPTGKPLGVIPLGTLNLLARDLHVPLELEAAAEALAAGRVRVIDVAEVNGEPYTNSSILGFYPQVVQERERQRKQHRLLKWPGAALAMAKTLYRLPLLDVRLDWGEGPKRMRTPILVVSNNVYDDGFGLVLTRQSLDAGKLGVYVARERNAFAMLRLMGRLVAGSWKQDEALDTYAVTSLTVHSRRHRLKMVNDGEIRKLHAPLHYRIRPGALKVLAPG, translated from the coding sequence ATGAAAGTCGGTATCATCCTGAACCAGCAGGCCGGCTCGCTGGTCGACCGCCCCTTGGACGGGGCCAAGCAGTCGATCCGTGCCGCCTTCGAACGGCGTGGCGCCGAGGTCGACCTGCACGCCGTCGACGGCGCCCAATGCACGGAGACGATCCGGCGGGTGCTGGACTCCGATGCCGAGATCGTCGTGGTCGGCGGCGGCGACGGCACGCTGCACAGCGCGGTGAAGCTGGCGCTGCCCACAGGCAAGCCGCTGGGAGTGATTCCCCTGGGTACTCTCAACCTCCTGGCCCGCGATCTTCATGTTCCACTTGAACTGGAAGCGGCGGCGGAGGCGCTGGCCGCCGGCCGGGTCCGCGTCATCGACGTCGCCGAAGTGAATGGCGAGCCCTACACCAACAGCTCGATCCTCGGCTTCTATCCCCAGGTGGTGCAGGAGCGTGAGCGCCAGCGCAAGCAGCACCGGCTGCTGAAATGGCCGGGTGCCGCGCTGGCCATGGCGAAGACGCTGTACCGGCTTCCGCTGCTGGACGTCCGCCTGGATTGGGGTGAGGGGCCGAAGCGGATGCGAACGCCGATCCTGGTCGTCTCCAACAACGTCTACGACGACGGCTTCGGTCTGGTCCTGACGCGCCAGTCGCTGGATGCGGGAAAACTTGGGGTCTACGTCGCCCGTGAACGGAACGCCTTCGCGATGCTTCGGTTGATGGGACGGCTGGTCGCCGGATCCTGGAAGCAGGACGAGGCGCTCGACACCTATGCGGTCACCAGCCTGACGGTCCACAGCCGCCGCCATCGCCTGAAGATGGTCAACGACGGCGAGATCCGGAAGCTGCACGCGCCGCTTCACTACCGGATTCGCCCGGGAGCACTGAAGGTTCTGGCACCCGGCTGA